The Hymenobacter sp. DG01 genome has a segment encoding these proteins:
- a CDS encoding STAS/SEC14 domain-containing protein, whose amino-acid sequence MEMVFENQHCTIFFDPASRCLHQTWTGFATGPLLREAHEATLELLSRHGVQQVLADTREMRTILRTDQQWITDDFFPRALARGYRRVAVVVSADMFNQLSVRAILDPVLGQSAFTVEYFGNLETARAWLYQAG is encoded by the coding sequence ATGGAAATGGTATTTGAAAATCAACATTGCACCATCTTCTTTGACCCAGCCAGCCGCTGCCTGCACCAGACCTGGACGGGCTTCGCCACCGGCCCCTTGCTGCGCGAAGCCCACGAGGCTACCCTGGAGCTGCTCAGCCGCCACGGGGTGCAGCAGGTACTGGCCGATACCCGTGAGATGCGCACCATCCTGCGCACTGACCAGCAGTGGATTACCGACGACTTTTTTCCGCGGGCTCTGGCCCGGGGCTACCGGCGGGTGGCCGTCGTGGTGTCGGCTGATATGTTTAATCAACTCTCTGTGCGGGCTATTCTGGACCCGGTGCTGGGGCAGAGTGCGTTTACCGTGGAGTACTTCGGCAACCTGGAAACGGCCCGGGCCTGGCTTTATCAGGCGGGCTGA
- a CDS encoding multidrug efflux SMR transporter, translated as MKYWLYLLLAILAETAATTALKASEQFTRLWPSVVVVVGYGFAFYFLSLTLKSIPMGVAYAVWSGIGIVLITLAGVVFYRQVPDVPALIGLALILAGVVVINVFSKTGAH; from the coding sequence ATGAAATACTGGCTTTACCTGCTGCTGGCCATCCTGGCCGAAACGGCCGCTACCACCGCCCTGAAAGCCTCCGAGCAGTTTACCCGCCTCTGGCCCAGTGTGGTGGTAGTGGTGGGCTACGGCTTTGCTTTCTACTTTCTGAGCCTGACTCTGAAAAGCATCCCGATGGGGGTGGCCTACGCGGTGTGGTCGGGTATTGGCATTGTGCTGATTACGCTGGCGGGGGTAGTGTTTTACCGGCAGGTTCCGGATGTGCCCGCTCTTATCGGTCTGGCCCTGATTCTGGCTGGCGTTGTCGTTATCAACGTCTTCTCCAAAACCGGGGCTCACTAA
- a CDS encoding RNA methyltransferase — protein MPDSITSPQNPRIKNLLKLQQKSSERRAQGLTIIEGLRELTIAHGAGVAVPALFVCPELAGPERQQQLRGLFEGSQTEWFEVSKAVFEKVAYREGSDGVLALAEPPHRTLAQLALPAAPLLLVLEAVEKPGNLGAILRTADAAQATAVIVCDPRTDLFNPNAIRSSIGCSFTVPTIATTRPELLAWCRQHGIRTYAAALTDKAVPYTTCDFRGPTALVMGTEADGLTPELMQACDQTIIIPMRGAIDSLNVSTATAILTFEAVRQREA, from the coding sequence ATGCCCGACTCCATCACCAGCCCCCAGAATCCGCGCATCAAAAACCTGCTCAAGCTCCAGCAAAAGTCCTCGGAGCGCCGCGCCCAGGGGCTTACCATCATTGAAGGCTTACGGGAGCTGACTATTGCTCACGGCGCGGGGGTAGCAGTGCCGGCCCTGTTTGTGTGCCCCGAGCTGGCCGGGCCGGAACGCCAGCAGCAGTTGCGCGGCCTGTTTGAGGGTAGCCAGACCGAGTGGTTCGAGGTGTCGAAGGCCGTGTTTGAGAAGGTAGCCTACCGCGAAGGCTCCGATGGAGTGCTGGCCCTGGCCGAGCCGCCCCACCGGACACTGGCCCAGCTGGCCCTGCCCGCCGCCCCCCTGCTGCTGGTGCTGGAAGCAGTGGAGAAACCCGGCAACCTGGGGGCCATCCTGCGCACCGCCGACGCGGCCCAGGCCACGGCCGTCATCGTCTGCGACCCGCGCACCGACCTGTTCAACCCCAACGCCATCCGCAGCAGCATCGGCTGCTCGTTTACGGTGCCCACCATTGCCACCACCCGCCCCGAGCTGCTGGCCTGGTGCCGCCAGCACGGCATCCGGACCTACGCCGCCGCCCTCACCGATAAAGCGGTGCCCTACACCACCTGCGACTTCCGCGGCCCCACAGCTCTGGTGATGGGCACCGAAGCCGATGGCCTCACGCCCGAGCTGATGCAGGCCTGCGACCAGACCATCATCATTCCCATGCGCGGGGCCATCGACTCGCTGAACGTAAGCACGGCTACCGCCATTCTTACTTTTGAGGCGGTGCGCCAACGGGAGGCGTAA
- a CDS encoding DUF167 domain-containing protein, protein MPVLHLKAKPNGRRNQLEIAPDGSVTVRLNAPAQDGKANACLLGYLADVFGVAKSSLTLLSGHTAPFKKVEVGGLSSEEFEAVLARFRG, encoded by the coding sequence GTGCCGGTTCTGCACCTGAAAGCCAAGCCCAACGGCCGCCGCAACCAGCTAGAAATTGCCCCCGATGGCAGCGTAACCGTGCGCCTGAACGCCCCCGCCCAGGATGGCAAAGCCAACGCCTGCCTGCTCGGCTACCTCGCCGACGTGTTCGGGGTAGCCAAATCCAGCCTCACGCTGCTCAGCGGCCATACCGCGCCATTCAAGAAAGTAGAGGTAGGCGGCCTCTCGTCGGAAGAGTTTGAAGCGGTACTGGCCCGGTTTCGGGGGTAG
- the nth gene encoding endonuclease III: protein MASSSLPLAPDPTFFARQELALWVHEQLCTEYGAPFRFFSSKDPLSELISSLLSHRTRNKDSHRAYEQLRARFPTWDQVRDAPTTEVEEAISPCTWPEQKAPRLQQVLREVSQRCGGPCNLEFLAELPIPEARAWLEELPGVGRKTSAAVLLFSTLRRPAMPVDSHHHRVAQRLGLIGPKVGEAPAHALLEALLPLGWDAQQVYDHHEALMFHGQKCCYFHTPACGRCVVLSRCPFGQARVNT, encoded by the coding sequence GTGGCTTCATCCTCCCTACCCCTCGCCCCCGACCCAACCTTTTTCGCCCGCCAGGAGCTGGCCCTGTGGGTGCACGAGCAGCTGTGCACCGAGTACGGGGCGCCGTTCCGGTTTTTCAGCTCCAAAGATCCGCTCAGCGAGCTGATTAGCTCCCTGCTTTCGCACCGCACCCGCAACAAGGATTCGCACCGGGCCTACGAGCAGCTGCGGGCCCGCTTCCCGACCTGGGACCAGGTGCGCGACGCGCCCACCACCGAGGTGGAGGAAGCCATCAGCCCGTGTACCTGGCCCGAGCAGAAAGCGCCCCGCCTGCAGCAGGTGCTGCGCGAAGTGAGCCAGCGCTGCGGCGGCCCCTGCAACCTGGAGTTTCTGGCCGAGCTGCCCATTCCGGAGGCCCGGGCCTGGTTGGAGGAGCTGCCGGGGGTAGGCCGCAAAACCAGCGCCGCCGTACTCCTGTTCAGCACCCTGCGCCGGCCCGCCATGCCCGTTGACAGCCACCACCACCGCGTGGCCCAGCGCCTGGGCCTGATTGGCCCGAAGGTGGGCGAGGCCCCCGCGCACGCGCTGCTGGAGGCCCTGCTGCCCCTCGGCTGGGATGCCCAGCAGGTGTACGACCACCACGAGGCCCTGATGTTTCATGGCCAGAAATGCTGCTACTTCCATACGCCCGCCTGCGGCCGGTGCGTGGTACTGAGTCGCTGCCCCTTCGGGCAGGCCCGCGTGAATACCTGA
- a CDS encoding ATP-binding protein: MGLKLNTKIILGFIIAVGVLLLTSAVSWYSIQQLAYYTQRVEHTYQVLQGTANLRTHMRDAQSHIRSYLLLNDTSALTSFRRVLPESEADYQLLRSFTFDNPSQQDRLDTLHRTMEAEIAYLNQWPQRTPSNEAVRELVRGDQNRQQQLRSLLNRIHSEEQVLLRERRKQQDFFENTTPAAIMVSAVLAAIIVLWLFRKITKEVRANEELQQELARSNDAVARRIHIIEALANKVVEGDYSVKITDQEQDSLGNLATALNRMTQTLDTSFTALENRNRELDQFAYVASHDLKAPLRGVVTVVKWIEDELPHELSPQMRQYLDMMKGRLHRLEDLINGLLAYARAGRTEQQLEEVSVQQLVQEVSELVVPPTFRVATPTPLPTFLTDRLSLQQVFTNLMGNAAKYHNRPDGLITVTCQDIGECYEFRVQDDGPGIAPQFHQKIFLMFQTLRDRHTAESTGIGLSIVKRIIEEKKGTIHLESAEGAGASFIFTWPK, translated from the coding sequence ATGGGGCTTAAGCTAAACACGAAAATTATTCTGGGATTCATTATTGCCGTGGGCGTGCTGCTGCTGACCTCGGCGGTATCGTGGTACAGCATTCAGCAGCTGGCCTACTACACGCAGCGGGTGGAGCACACCTACCAGGTACTACAGGGTACGGCCAACCTGCGCACCCACATGCGCGACGCCCAAAGCCACATCCGGAGCTACCTGCTGCTCAATGATACGTCGGCCCTCACCAGCTTCCGGCGGGTGCTACCCGAGTCGGAGGCTGATTACCAGCTCCTGCGCAGCTTCACCTTCGATAACCCCAGTCAGCAGGACCGGCTCGATACGCTGCATAGGACCATGGAGGCAGAAATAGCCTACCTCAACCAGTGGCCCCAACGCACCCCGAGCAATGAGGCCGTGCGGGAGCTGGTACGCGGCGACCAGAACCGACAGCAGCAGCTCCGAAGCCTGCTGAACCGTATTCACTCGGAGGAGCAGGTGCTGCTGCGAGAGCGGCGGAAGCAGCAGGATTTCTTTGAAAACACTACCCCTGCGGCCATTATGGTATCGGCGGTGCTGGCAGCCATTATTGTGCTGTGGCTGTTCCGGAAAATCACGAAAGAGGTGCGGGCCAATGAGGAGCTTCAGCAGGAGCTGGCTCGCAGCAACGATGCAGTAGCCCGTCGCATTCACATTATTGAAGCACTAGCTAACAAAGTAGTGGAGGGCGACTACTCAGTGAAGATTACCGACCAGGAGCAGGACAGCCTGGGTAACCTCGCTACCGCCCTCAACCGCATGACTCAGACCCTGGACACGAGCTTCACGGCCCTGGAAAACCGTAACCGCGAGCTGGACCAGTTTGCCTACGTAGCCTCTCACGACCTGAAGGCCCCCCTGCGAGGGGTAGTGACGGTAGTGAAATGGATTGAGGACGAGCTACCCCACGAGCTCAGCCCCCAGATGCGCCAGTACCTGGACATGATGAAAGGCCGACTGCACCGCCTTGAAGACCTGATTAACGGCCTGCTGGCTTACGCCCGCGCCGGCCGCACCGAGCAGCAGTTGGAGGAAGTGAGCGTGCAGCAGCTGGTGCAGGAAGTTTCGGAGCTGGTAGTGCCGCCTACGTTCCGGGTAGCTACCCCTACCCCCCTGCCCACCTTCCTAACCGACCGGCTTAGCCTGCAGCAGGTATTCACCAACCTAATGGGCAATGCCGCCAAATACCACAACCGTCCCGACGGCCTGATTACCGTAACCTGCCAGGACATTGGGGAGTGCTACGAGTTCCGGGTGCAGGATGACGGCCCTGGCATTGCCCCACAGTTCCACCAGAAAATCTTCCTGATGTTCCAGACCCTGCGCGACCGGCACACGGCGGAAAGCACCGGCATTGGCCTAAGCATCGTAAAACGCATTATCGAAGAAAAAAAGGGCACCATCCACCTCGAATCAGCCGAAGGCGCCGGCGCCTCGTTCATCTTCACCTGGCCGAAATAA
- the nagA gene encoding N-acetylglucosamine-6-phosphate deacetylase, whose amino-acid sequence MRYLLRNCTLYTGTTVLHHHALLVEEGRIKAILPELVAPDDVPVVDGRGLNVAPSLLDAQVYGAEGQLFSVAPGPEALRALTRHAFRHGTTGVLATMPTNSLSMMHAALEAGQEFRREQPGLLGIHLEGPYINPAKKGAHQPEFIQAPTVAEIEELLKRANGVLKIMTLAPEVATPAVVARLREAGVVLSAGHSNATYTQATEGFRTGFGAATHLFNAMSGLQGREPGLVGAVYDDAAAQASIIADGVHCDFAAVRISKKLLGERLFLITDAVTESQQGAYRFRRQGNHFVDEQGTLAGSALTLPLAVRNCVEQVGLPLAEALRMASLYPARLLGLDDQLGYLETGYSADFWLFDDELNAAATACAGKLVWHSAEA is encoded by the coding sequence GTGCGCTATCTTCTTCGCAACTGCACCCTCTATACAGGCACTACGGTGCTCCACCATCATGCTCTGCTGGTCGAGGAAGGCCGGATTAAGGCCATCCTACCCGAACTGGTAGCCCCCGACGACGTGCCGGTGGTAGATGGCCGCGGCCTGAATGTAGCGCCCAGTTTGCTCGATGCCCAGGTGTACGGGGCTGAGGGCCAGCTTTTCTCGGTGGCCCCCGGTCCGGAGGCTTTGCGGGCCCTTACCCGGCATGCCTTTCGGCACGGCACCACGGGCGTGCTCGCCACCATGCCCACCAACTCGCTTAGTATGATGCATGCGGCCCTGGAGGCAGGGCAGGAGTTCCGGCGCGAGCAGCCGGGGCTGCTGGGCATTCACCTGGAAGGGCCCTATATCAACCCCGCCAAAAAAGGTGCTCACCAGCCAGAGTTTATTCAGGCCCCCACGGTAGCAGAAATTGAAGAGCTGCTGAAGCGGGCCAATGGGGTGTTGAAAATAATGACCCTGGCCCCCGAAGTTGCTACCCCCGCCGTAGTAGCCCGGCTGCGCGAGGCGGGCGTGGTGTTGTCGGCGGGCCACTCCAACGCCACCTACACCCAGGCTACCGAAGGCTTCCGCACGGGTTTTGGAGCAGCTACCCACCTGTTCAACGCCATGTCGGGGCTACAGGGGCGCGAGCCGGGCCTGGTTGGGGCCGTGTACGACGATGCCGCAGCGCAGGCCAGCATTATTGCCGACGGGGTGCACTGCGATTTTGCCGCCGTGCGCATCAGCAAGAAGCTACTGGGGGAGCGGCTATTTCTGATTACCGATGCCGTGACCGAAAGCCAGCAGGGCGCTTACCGCTTCCGGCGCCAGGGCAACCATTTCGTGGATGAGCAGGGCACGCTGGCCGGCTCGGCCCTGACCCTACCCCTAGCCGTGCGCAACTGCGTGGAGCAGGTAGGCCTGCCTCTGGCCGAAGCACTGCGGATGGCCTCTCTCTACCCCGCCCGCCTGCTGGGCCTCGATGACCAGCTGGGCTACCTGGAAACCGGCTATTCCGCCGACTTCTGGCTGTTTGATGACGAGCTGAATGCGGCAGCTACCGCCTGCGCCGGTAAGCTGGTATGGCATTCAGCGGAAGCGTAG
- a CDS encoding acylphosphatase has protein sequence MQTEHRTFHVQGHVQGVFYRQSTRTEARRLGLTGTVRNNPDGSVTVEAEGPAEALSALEHWCRQGPPAARVELVEARSGPVQGYREFEIIRGE, from the coding sequence ATGCAGACTGAGCACCGTACTTTTCACGTTCAGGGCCATGTGCAGGGCGTATTCTACCGCCAAAGCACCCGTACCGAAGCCCGCCGACTGGGCCTGACCGGCACCGTCCGCAACAACCCCGATGGCTCCGTGACCGTGGAAGCCGAAGGCCCTGCGGAAGCCCTGAGCGCCCTGGAGCACTGGTGCCGGCAGGGGCCGCCTGCCGCGCGGGTAGAGTTGGTAGAGGCCCGGTCTGGACCGGTGCAGGGCTACCGCGAGTTTGAAATTATCCGGGGGGAATAA
- a CDS encoding response regulator, with product MRSVLLVEDDFFDTMTAQKAFEKFSVPHKLYMAFNGLEALDLLLGTNGVEPIRPLPEVILLDLNMPKMNGHEFLAELRGNPELSAIPVFITTTSGMDVDRLSAQNLGVSGYILKPLDFETSANMVDSINLLEKLLR from the coding sequence ATGCGCTCCGTACTACTGGTTGAAGACGACTTTTTTGATACCATGACGGCCCAGAAGGCCTTTGAAAAATTCAGTGTTCCGCACAAGCTGTACATGGCTTTCAATGGCCTGGAGGCGCTGGACCTGTTGCTGGGCACCAACGGCGTAGAGCCCATCCGGCCCCTGCCGGAGGTGATTCTGCTGGATTTGAACATGCCCAAGATGAACGGCCACGAGTTTCTGGCCGAGCTTCGGGGCAACCCGGAGCTAAGCGCCATTCCGGTGTTCATTACCACTACTTCCGGCATGGACGTGGACCGGCTCAGCGCCCAGAACCTGGGAGTAAGCGGCTACATCCTGAAACCGCTCGATTTTGAAACCAGCGCCAATATGGTGGACAGTATTAATTTACTGGAAAAGCTACTGCGGTAA
- a CDS encoding ZIP family metal transporter, whose product MTDFPTWAVAGFWGLVSGSALLLGAAVGYFARVPQRLIAAIMAFGSGVLISTLSLELMEEAYKKGGFSATASGFVGGAAVYTLANWLLARHGAKHRKRSGEHQAQERQAVQEGQTEASTSGSDNGMALAIGALLDGIPESIVIGLSMLAGGAVSMVAVVAIFLSNLPEGLSSAAGMRKAGRTPTYVLGLWAGIALISGVASLVGYSVFSGFPEEVIAATMAVSAGAVLAMVADTMIPEAFEVAHNFTGLITVLGFLVSFVLSKLGG is encoded by the coding sequence ATGACTGATTTTCCTACCTGGGCCGTAGCGGGCTTCTGGGGCCTGGTTTCGGGCTCGGCCCTGCTGCTGGGCGCGGCCGTTGGCTACTTCGCCCGCGTGCCGCAGCGCCTGATTGCGGCCATTATGGCCTTCGGCAGTGGCGTCCTGATTTCCACTCTCTCTCTGGAGTTAATGGAAGAAGCCTACAAAAAAGGCGGTTTCAGCGCTACGGCCAGTGGTTTTGTAGGTGGCGCCGCCGTGTACACCCTGGCCAACTGGCTGCTGGCCCGCCATGGCGCCAAGCACCGCAAACGCTCCGGCGAGCACCAGGCACAGGAGCGCCAGGCCGTGCAGGAAGGCCAAACCGAAGCTTCCACATCGGGTTCCGACAATGGTATGGCCCTGGCTATTGGCGCTCTGCTCGATGGCATTCCCGAAAGCATTGTGATTGGCTTGAGCATGCTGGCTGGCGGCGCGGTAAGCATGGTGGCCGTGGTGGCCATTTTTCTGAGCAACCTGCCCGAGGGCCTGAGCAGTGCGGCCGGCATGCGCAAGGCCGGCCGCACCCCCACCTACGTGCTGGGCCTCTGGGCAGGCATCGCCCTGATTTCGGGGGTAGCCTCCCTGGTGGGCTACTCCGTGTTCAGTGGGTTTCCGGAGGAGGTTATAGCCGCTACCATGGCCGTATCGGCGGGGGCTGTTTTGGCTATGGTGGCCGACACCATGATTCCGGAAGCCTTTGAGG